One Nymphaea colorata isolate Beijing-Zhang1983 chromosome 12, ASM883128v2, whole genome shotgun sequence genomic window, ttgaatctatgcatTCCCGtttgaagtggcgatcaatctccacatgtttagttctgtcatgcaggacgagattatttgcaaggttaatcgcagacttgttgtcacagtacatcttcatcttctcttccgtttcaacaccaatatctgctagaagaatctttaaccataacatttctgtaactcccatagcaacagccctgtattcagcctcagcactggatctagagcaaacttcctgccttttacttctccatacaaccaggttaccccccagaaagatgcagtaccctgtggtagacctcctagtattagtgcaccctgcccaatctgcgtcagagtatccttcaatattaagttggtcttgctgagtatatagtaatcctttccctgggtcattttTTAggtatcccaacactctttttGCACTCTTCCAATGACAGTCAGttggagcatgcataaactgactcaacacattcacagcataagtaatatcagggcgagtaagagtaagatagatgagcttaccaaccaacctctgataccgcccttttccttcctcatccaggatgttgccagttttgatgtttatctttgtaccagattccattggagttagaaagggcctacatccaagtttacctgtctcctttaaaagatccagagtgtatttcctttggctcataacaagccccgtctctgaccgagcaatctctattcccagaaagtacctcagtttacccagatctttaagatcaaattcggcagctaacctctccttcatcttccttttctcttcttcatcgtcacctgtgactatcatatcatcaacataaacaagaagaagacttaCCAGGCCATTTCTATGCTTAAttaatagggtgtgatcaccatttccctgtttgtatccattagtcttcatcactattctcagtctttcaaaccatgctctaggagactgctttaatccatacaaggcttccTTGatatgacaacattttccgctttgagcatatccaggaggcatgctcatgtagacctcttcttctagatggccattcaagaaagcattcttgacatcaagctgatccatgctccactttTTTTGCACGGCaagtgctaagatgaccctcacagttttcagtttggcgacaggggcaaaggtttcaagataatcaataccatatttttggatgaacccctttgcaacaagacgagccttatacctttccacagtaccatccggtttgtacttcacattgaacacccacttggaaccaactaaatgagtccccttgggaatatcaactacgtcccaagtgtcattcttcgccaaggcatccatctcctctgtcatggcctgtagccatttaggatcctctctagcatcttccgcACACCTAGGAATCACAGACTTAGACAGggatgtaataaagcatttaTAATCCTTACTAAGTTtcgcataagaaacaaatctctgaataggatgagaagtacatgacctggtgcccttacGCAAgtctataggaagctcttcattgattggacttggttcatccgtGGAACttacaggattgggattggttacatcaatattctcaaccacatctgtcttcttcctggtgtacacctggccaaacaagtgatcacgGGCTGTGGACTGATTATCAACAAGGTCCCCATCCATGTGACTGCCTCTATCATCACTACCAGTGTTATCGCTGACTGTGTCTATCACACTGTGACtagccttgtaatccaagaaatccataaactgaatcaacagatttgaggaatactcttcactactattccctagacactccccctgaagaggattcacaggaaagtatgcctcatgttcatgaaaagtaacatcccgggagacatagactttagaagtagtaggatcaacacatttgtatcccttctgagtggaggaataccccaggaagaccgccttgatagaccgagggtcaagttttttgagggtgggactatggttatgaacaaaacagacacacccgaacacccgaggggtaagaggccagggattctgagtaggccaaagcatagaATACGGGAAATGACCCTGCAACACACtggtaggcatacggttaataaggtgggcactagtgagaagtgcatcaccccagtagcgcttaggaaccTGCCATGGAACATAAGAGCCCGGGTGACATCCAATAAATGAcgattcttccgttcagccacgccattttggggaggtgtgtaactacaggacgtttcatgaacaatacccttgctcttcaagaaatcatctagggattgagagacatactctctagcattatcagtgcggaaagcctgaacagaggtctgaaactgagtctcaacaaaagccacaaattttttgacaataacaggaacttcactacgttctttcaacaggtacacgaacgtacaacgggagtagtcatcaataagagtcataaagtaataaaaaccacgacaagtgggtactcccgaaggaccccaaacatcagagtgaaccaaagcaaatggacgagtggttttattgaaagaaatagggtacgaagccctaacatgtttagccaactgacacacttcacaggtgaatgAGTCCATAGAAACAAAATGGAAAagcctaggaaacaacttcttaatcaacggaaacggaagatgaccaagccgcttgtgccatcgcataatggtaGATCTGTCCTCCATGCcagacaactgtccactagtggctgaaataagagcagACGCAACCTGCACGGGCAATCTGTAGAGTCcttcaatagccgaaccaatcccaatcttctgccccgtcaccaagtcctgcaggaaacaacgatcagcagaaaaTATTAGATTgcaattgagttctttggtaatactgctgacagataacaaattcacaggaatattgggaacatgaagagcattatgaagacaatatttattcaacaatgacaaactcccttttacagctacagagatagaagaaccatcagccatagacacacgttGCTGTCcagaagacaatttgtattcttgaaacatcttagggtcccctgtcatatgatgcgtagctccactgtcaacaatccaatcaccatgtgaggaattacctgGATCACtagtggcaacaagagcttgggctaacttagccccctcagacgtaGAAGcgtcctcctgagtagtagacagccggctAATATACGCTTGCAATTCTTTAagttgatcggaggaaagctttgATTTGACAACATTTGAAGAGCTATTCTGACTAGactcaggcacagaaggactccgccgactaggaggaggacgaccccgaacaagccgcctctcagggtgaagatcccaacaaaaatcaacagaatgtcccaatttgttgcaatggctacaccgtCGAGCCGGACGCTGTCCAGTCCCTGAAGCccgactaacaaaggctgaaggagaacaCCCCTGACTGGAGTCACTATGCATCACCTGGCGTcattgttcctcagattccactcgagcatacacctcttcactcccaggaatctcatcacagttgagaatttgactccgaatggattcaaactcatcacgcagacctccaaggaaaagaaaagtacgatccatccattccttgtcccagtacaaggcatgatcagaaccacagtgccagtcatcattcacatgatagtcgagttcctcccatttagtcttcagggccgCAAAATAAGATGccacagacaaatcaccctgtttaagagagtagatgctgcgtttaatctgatacgtACGCAAAACTCCcttcttacgaccatacatCCTTGCGAGTACCGTCCACATATCATAAGAAGTCGACTTCCACAGAATAAgtggctgaatatcagcagaaacagagctaatgatccacaccttaacttgactgtcttccaacacccaaGTTGTCCATCGAGGATCTGTTTTACTAGGTGCCGGTTTCTCCCCTGTGATATAGGGAAGGCGACCACGACTAGTTATCCCAATTTCAAGTGtggcagaccaagagagatagttgtctttagtCAAGCGAATAGACGTGACCTGAACCGGtaagttctcgctcttggtagTATTGCTCATGTCGAAGGCAACATCCATCTTGGGAGTCATCTCGTCGGCCATCACGTTCACCAAAGAGAAACACTACCCAGGACCAGGGAACACGACCGGGTGGTGAGCCCAAGAGCCACGACGATGGCAATGCGCAGGCGACGGCTGCGGCGCTGGACAGAGGCAACGGCGATGCTAGACAAGGCAGCAGCGCTTGACCAGGCgaggcggcggcggcgctgggctgggcgacggcggcgctgggcTGGGCGACGGCGACGCTGCACACAGCGACGGCGTTAGCGCAGGAATAGGCGATGAAGGCGACGAAAATAGCAGAGACGGCGGCCGGCAATGGAAACTCCAACAGCGGCGGAAAAAGAAGGCAGAAACGTTACTGGCACACCAACAGTCTCACAcgcgctggctctgataccatgtaggaACACGCAACGGAAAGGAGAAacggagaagaaacacacgatatacgtggaaaacctcaagaagtgGTGAAAAACCaaggagaagctctaacctaggggcaacaccgcaaccctaggagagagaatattattttcacttaatcaccaattacacaataagtgagattatataagagggagacccgcctagggcaccgagccactctcggtacccgcgcccatgggaccgggtccatatctagacccggttccctatacaagatattctaacaagCTATATCACATGCAGTCCCCCTTATGTATATCACCAATGCACAACAACATCCCACAGAAAATAACCAAGGCCTCCTTCACGCAAACTTGAGCAGACAAAACAGCAAACGTGCAGTTTTATACACTTCTTCAAACAGGCTTGAGCAGGACGAACAGCTAACTATTTTTCAGCCATAGAATCTCACAGAAAATAACCAAGACTTCCTTCACGCAAACTTGAGCAGACAAAATAGCAAACGTGCAGTTTTATGTACTTCTTCAACCAGGCTTGAGTAGAACGAACAACTAACTATTTTTCAGCCATAGAATCTCTACTTCATATTCATTTAAACGTGATATCAAACTTCAACTTTGGTGCTTCATTGCACAATATTAAAGACAGTAATAGAAAACTCAAACTTGCCTGCTCATTACGACTCCAACTATGCTGCTCCACCAGACGACATACCTTCAAAACCCTAGGTTGAGATATGAGAGACAAGGCTGATCAGACGTGCCTGCCCAAAGACGTACCTGCCCAAAGAGCTCAGATCAAGGCTGATCAGACGTGAGAgtagaaaagagaagagaagaacacCACCGCCCTAGCCAATCAGACGTCCattggctctaataccatgttgaacgatggaggaagaaacgagagagagagagagagagagggacaaaaAAGAGTTCCTTCCATTATCGTACCCTAttctctacttaaagagagattagggaTCGGTTGGAGTCTTTACACAAGAGGGACACATAAAGTTGTAAAAAGACAAAGgaagactctaacttttaaataatcaaaaaactaccacacttaaaaataaactttctaatttcaacatcATGATTAGAAATTTAGAAGCAAGGGTGTTCAACTAGTTGCACCTCATCAAGGTCGTGAATCTAGTTTAATGCAACACATGGCCTAATGTGGGAGCAAACTTGGCTGCGAGACTAGTTGGTGATGCATGAGTTCACTATTGTTACTCTAGACAACTTTGATGTTACTGTTGGAGCTGAGTTATTCATACAAGCCAAGGCAGTGACATTATCCCACTTGCGGAATGCTAATGATCTCATATAAGGTGGCTCCCTACACTTTCTCTATTGTACGAGGTTCTGTCTCTGGGCCATCAGTCTCTCCCTAGGAGTCTTTCTAGCAATTAAAGGACTAGGGTTGCACTGAGGAGAGATGACTTATCGTGCCCGCATTCGATGTTGGATGAGGCCAGACCCAGGTAGAGAGTATCTAAGATAATGAAACAACAATTGCAAGAGCACAAGGATGTGATGCCTACAAAGTTGCCAAAGGTATTGAGGACTCAAAGGGACATTGATCAAGCCATTGAATTGCCGCCTAGGTATCGGCCCCCTAGGTATCTGCCCCCAACTCAAGACCCTCATTAGATGGACCCTCCAAAGTTGACAGAACTTCATTGGCAACTTAAGGTGTTGCTCGAGGCTGGCTTCATCCAGCCTAGCACCTTATGAAGCCTTGGTACtattccaaaagaaaaggatgtgTCACACATGATACTTGTGGAAATTTAGAGCCTGCAAATATGTTCAGAAAAATATCacagattttcaaaatgtaccAGAAATAAATATTGTGATGTTACTTGATTCCTCATAGTTATTGATTGGTTAGAGTTGCTCCCAAATCCTTCATCTTTCTTACAATGTTGAAGTAGAATTATTGGTTGAATGCTACTATACCGCATCAAGGTGTTGAGACTGCATTCTTTAGTCAGGATAGAAGGGCAATCAATCAATTAGGAGTGGAGGCCAAGCAGAAATTATTTTGGCTTTCACTCAAGTTTATCTCTTTTATTTCCCAGCCCATTGATGGATTTGCTACAAAACAGTCCTCCTGTTGCCAGGAATCAAGTATCCAAGAGTTGTTCCTCTTTGCCTCAAGTCATCTTCAAGAAAGGTGCAACTTAACTACCAACATGGAATGCCAACGTTTTTCTTTGGATTGGTCAATGGCAACTTCTTCTAGCAGAGACTCATTCCTAGGGAAAAGACATCTGAGTAGTTCTCAAAAGATAATCAGTGAAGAAGTGTGGCTTTGCCATTttagaatgaaataaaaaggatTTGAATAGGACCCGGAGGAGAGTTTTCTTGTTAATGAAAGCAAGGTTGTGGTCAAGTAGAAGTAGATGTTCTTCCTAGTAGCCCCTGACACCATATTGAGGTGGATCATTTAGAAATgattggttttgttttgttgcttaCCATAGGGGGAATAATATcaacaaaatataataataaagtaGCCATAATGCTTTTGTAAGAAAACATTAGTAGgaaactcaaattttcataaattcttCATTAATCTGTATACTTTTAGAACTTCTTGAATTTCTGGGACTTACCTAAGAAATTTTAGACTTTCAAGAAAAGTCTTCTTGAGGATGATGTTTATGACTATAAGTTGATTAGACTCTCTTCATGTGGTTCTTTTGAAGCCCAGTTATGGGTCGGATCTTTAAGCTAGTATAGACGTAAccttttatatttaaaattaaaatcaaccttttacattttaaattataattCTTTACCTAACAAAACACAAGTCTTACCTCATAACTGGGTTTGAAAATATCCAAGCTTGACTTTTACACTTTGGTAATGACAGCCATAAAGACTTCCCTATGGACCCTCAGGCAGATCTGCCACATGGGAATTCCTATGCTTGCCCTCAACAGCTGTGCTCCCCTGCCCCCACCCTTCTCccccccgcccccccccccccccccctggcccaaaaaaaaaccaaaaccccCAAATTGGAGTAGAACACACCCAGCATCTGCTCACAAACTGCTGTGAGCCTTGCAaactaaacaaagaaaacatgtgtGGTCTCTGATAAATGACATGTACATTCATATGACAGCTTGAAAACCTATTTTTCCAACTGCAGATATGGATAAAGAGGGATGTATAATCACCAAGAGGTAAAACATTGATCCAGAGATCATACATGGAAGGATGAGATCGCATATTTTAACTATAATGTGAATGAACAAAAAGGCAAAAGCCACTGATTGAATAAGACAATGCAGATTTAACATCCAGCCAATGACCACTTAAACTTCTGACAACCACTCCTACCGTGTTTAACATGGTTTTCCTTTGTTCTTGTTTTGGTGGTTAAGCGACAATCACAGCTTATCCCAGTTATTTAATGTTCAATCGgatttttctctttccaaaaACAATGAAGAAAGATGAAGCACAATTATCTAACAAACTGAAACCTTTTCCAAATAATTGAAAGTGAAGATAATAAATGCAGGTATCACCATGAACCATAACTTGTGCTTCCTTGGTGTAGAATTCTTGAATGCTAAACAGGAAAGATGAGGTGAAATGAGTAATTTATGCTCAGGTAGACAGGTAAAACCCAAACTATTTAACTAGATGATATGCAAAGGCGTTCTACGAAGCTGGTATATCAGAAACCCCAAATTTCCAGTTTGGGCACTCCTAGTTCTTCGATTCACGGTAATTCATCCTTTTCTCCGCAGATTGAAGGTTGTCCCTTATGGGGattcccttacaagtaaaccgagaccaaaaggaagaaagatttgaaaaaaaaaaaaacagaaagggcTTTAGTTAGTACCGGTGCCGGTACCAGTGGGGTCTCCGCCCTGGACCAGGAAAGACTTGATGATCCGGTGGAAGATGGTGTTGTCATAGTAACCCTCCATGGCCAGCTGAACGAAGTTTCTTACAGCCTTGGGTGCCTCCTTGGGCCACAACTCGATGTCAATGGGCCCCATGGTTGTATTCATCACCACCTTTCCCTTCGTCGGTGGCTCCAGAACATAGATGGAAGACATGATGGCtacgatgatgatgatgatgatgattccCACTCTAGACCAGTGGTCTCATTCCCCTctctgcctcctcctcctcctcctccgcctgcGCGGCCTAACCAACTGAGGATCTTTTAGCCTACACTTTTGGAAGGAATACTTTAAACGGGAAATACAGGACGGCCACCCCTCCTGCGCGGCAGACTAAACGTTAGTAGCCGATGCCGCTGTTAATGTTAGCCCATCGAGTGGAACATTGAAGGGTTTGGAGGTGCGAAGTCCGTCAATAGATTTCGTTTCTAATTACAAGCAAATTAAAAAGCCTTCCATCAACGCTACGTGCAATTggaagcaagcctacgctcgaTCGGACTCGAGTTTGGACCCGAAAAAACCAGCTTGAACCAGCCCGATAATGTATCGAGCTGGCTTGGGTCTGTCAGACGGGACCTGATTTGatcagattaatttttttattttatttttatttaataatgatgtatattttgttattaaaaatatattttatattttaaaaatttattcatattttattttttattttaaccaggcAGAGCAGGATCGAACCTGCACTCGGGTTTCGGGCATCGAGCTAGCGGGATGCGCAGGCCTAATTGAAAGGGCGGTGGATTAGGAAGCATTTGGAAGTGTACATAAAAATGATGCGATAAACAGACTAGTATAAAATAGTTAATTTTGTAAATGCATTCACATATtctgaaataaaaaacagttaAAAGGTTGTCATTTTGTAAATGCAAATACATTCTACAAACTCATTCACCTATTCCGAAATAAAAGTGGATTCCAAATGCACCCTCAATTGCTTTTTGCATGCGCCACTACTATTTAAATTCTTGTTTATGAAACAACTTCAGTTTTCCCACTTGATGAAAAAAGATTGAACGCAATTTTGCTTGATACAAGCATTCAATGAGCTGTTCGCCAACAACATTTCttgcaaagaaaaaatacaCGCAATTTTGTTTGATACAAGCTTTCAATGAGCTGTTCGCCGACAACATTTCTTGCAAAGAACAAATCCAAGGTATGTAAATGACATTGGGTTATAAATTAGTTCGTCTACGGACAAGAGGAAGTACTTATGGTGCTGACATCGTTTGTTAAACATTGTGCAGAATGCATTTGAAAGATAGAAAGTAAAGGATATTATGTCAAAGTATAAGTTGACTGGAGTGGATATTTATTGGTCACTATTGCATCCAATAAAAGAGATAACAGGTTGTTACAACTGACATGTCCACACATTCTTAATCTTCCCTTATGTTAAACTCGAGTAACATGTATGAAAACATTGTTATTATTCtagatttttcttcatcatgATCTGCATATAAAATGTTATGAAAGACATGTCCACTATAATTTTATTGCTGCTACATACCTTTATCTAACTTATTCATTGTAAGTGAGTGAAACTATCAGCACTTTCACATAACGTACCGATATTGCATTTTGCAAATGAAAATGCTTTACCATTATTGCATAAAGGCTATTAGTATATCATGATGGCATACAGCTACTCCAACTACTATTACCACTTTAATGAAAACGCTATCAGCATAGCATTACCACATGCAACTATGGTTGTTTCTGCTATCATTTTAAGGTAAACAACATTAGTAAAGCGCTATTgcgtttattttttataatctcTTACTATTTCAAGCTAAATGGTATAAGTAAATCGATAGTGCATATAATTTTGCTAATCTCTTGCCATTTGAATGCAAAACATCATCAGTTATGCCAGTGTTACAATTTTAATGTAAACCCTATTAGCAAAGTGTTATTGTGTGTAGTTTCTTTAGTGTCTGTATCATTTTAACATAAGCACTATCGATATGGAGTTACTGCATGTAGTTACACCTTTGAAAGCAATGTAGGGCATTTGATATCAAAGGGCAATATCATCACTACATGTGCAAATTATTTGTAAAGTTATTGTATTTTCTGTAGACATTGTTATTTTTGTGAGGATGATACAATGTGCAACGTATATGGCTAGCTAATTTATGGATTATAAATACAATGTTAATATTGAGGATGACAAGGATGATACAATGGAGATTGTCGATAAAAAGCATACAAGCAACAGTTGTGGTTGAAGATGATTTCCAACAAGGCAGTAATATGTCAGATGCATATGTAGAAGATCACAGTATTTCATTATTTGCACATATAGATGAAGGTATTGGTGAATGTTCTTATGCATGGGAAGATATGGTTGCTTTGTACAAAGCAGAGGAATGGGTTCCTATTGATGAGGATATGCACGAACATCACATTGGTGAGTTTGATGCATGTGAGGAACTTTAAAGTTACATGCACAAATATGGTAGTGTTGACTTTAATACAAGCGAGCATATTTCTAATGAGTGTGGACATGAGGAGAGTATTTCAACAAATATGCACATGTAGGaacaagtagggatgtcaacagattggattcaaataagatactcttaaccatatccactttttcgaatgttcacatatttagattcgaatttggatttgaatacaaataaaaaaaagtcatatccaaacctgaattcaaatctaaaaaccaatttacaatccaaatccgaactGAAGCTTATTTTGAACCAaaatttgccaattttcaaaatgtaagaacgttagatataggatatttgtctaaaaataaatttgatatgaatCAATATTCGATTATGATTGAGTATTTttgtatatccaaatctgaatctaaatcagaatcaattggatgtcatttcttaaattcgaatctgatccaatttcttaatcaaatattaaagtttttttatatCTGTATTTTTTTATCGGTTCAGTCTGATATCCAATTAACATAAGatgtattgacatccctaggaAGAGGCAGTTATAAGTTTGATGTCATACGTGCATGAATGGAATTCAATGACAATGAACGTGTCTTCATACATTGCAACAACTATGCACTTACCCATGAGTTTAGTGTTATGATggagggagaagagaaaaaattgcaaaagggATTATTGTGAGAAGGATTTACATATACTCAAAAGAAGGATTTCTTGAAGCACAACAAGACCAAGCAAATTTACAAAGAAAATTCAACATGTGGATGCTCCAAAGATGGTGGTTAGGAGGCTTCGAAACATCAGACTTTATGTTAGGGCCTTTCTTGCTGATCACAACCATCCCTTGGCCCCTCGTCTGGCCCTCATGTTGAGGTCACATTGGACAGTAATACGTAATGCAGCAATCCGAGAGTCAGCATCCAATGCTAGTATTGCTCGAAGGTAGGCTTATAGTTACACTAGAAAGTTGGATGATGGATGTGAGAATGTACCTTTTACACCTTTCGATATAACGAATGACCTTCAATGAAGGAGAGATAGAGTTATGAAGAATGGTGAAGTACAAGTCATTATAAGCTGTCTCAAAAAAAAGTCAAGCATTGGCCCTGGTTTTTATATTGAGTGATGAGGATAGATACATAAGAAACATGTTTTAGGTAGACACTTTATCACGATTAGACTGTAAGTGATTCAATGATGTTTTTGTCTTTAAACCACACTGAATATGGACATCACCAACAACCTTTTGCACAGTTTGTGGGCATTAACCATCATGTGCAAAGCTGCATGTTTGGCAGTTTGTGTGCGTTTCTTGAGCAATGTAAAATGTTTTTGCAGAATCTTAGTGGAAACAAGATAGAACATTGGTTGCAAAGTATTTTCAATAGTTTCTGTGATGATAGGGATCAATGTGTTGATGCATGCCAACAGTCTATGAATGGGTGAAAATTAAAGCTCTTGCAACCATCAATTATGAAATGGAAGTAATCACTTTCAAGGACAACATGGTCAAATACTGTGTAGATGTCTACATTGTCACATACAACAGGAAAAGCATCATGCTTATTACTCTTGTACAAAGTTCAAATATAGTGTTCTTTGTCACCATGCAATAAAGGtattaaactgaaaaaaatcttACGGAGTTACCCACAATGTATATGAAGTGACAATGGACTAAAGGGTGAACAAATAAGCCAATATGTAATGACATCACAATTAAATATCATAAAAAGTGTTTGCTTCATGTAGATACAAAAAAGTCTTATTTGAGAGAAAGGGGTTTGAGTTACAACAACAAGCCTATAACCTCCAACCAGGAAAAGAGAGTTTGTCATTGAGTTAACCTTGTGTTTAATGACTCAAGGTAAATATTATCGATGTTGACACATCTCACCTAAATGCAAGCAGAAGTTATCCATTGATCATGAGtgaaaaaaagaagggcaaaaAAGGAGAGACAAAGCAGGGCCATGGAAACTATGCAAGTGAATGATGAATAGACTTTATGGTAGAGTTAAAGACATAGTATTGCAGCCACAAAGAATTTCAGGTACATGCAATCATTTAAGTTTGTTAGTTGAACCATGTACATAGTGCTTACTATATATATGGTCTTATTTTTCAACAATGGTTGAATGCAAGTGTTGAAAAACATCAATGATAAAAGATGGTGCTATAGAGAGGCTCGTACATGAAACTTAGTTTATTCTATTGGATTGTTTGCAGGGAAAATTGAACGGTGATTCTAGCTTTTTAGAATCACTTATCCATCTAATTTTCACCGTccgatccaacatgatggatggtgaagagaaaaataaggacaAAAGGGTGATGGATTTTCTTTcgtctaatattagtttacacctttttctccttgtttttctcagCCATCCATCTGCTTTAGATGGATGACATTGGCTAGATAGCTAAGTGACTCTAGATAACCAgaatcatcattcactcacACTTGTTTGCAGCCCCTTTCGgttatttttgttgtaaatcttgttcttttttataaatatctTCTTATTTTTGGCAATAAGTAGGGATGTTCA contains:
- the LOC116265153 gene encoding retrovirus-related Pol polyprotein from transposon RE1 isoform X1, whose protein sequence is MPTSVLQGHFPYSMLWPTQNPWPLTPRVFGCVCFVHNHSPTLKKLDPRSIKAVFLGYSSTQKGYKCVDPTTSKVYVSRDVTFHEHEAYFPVNPLQGECLGNSSEEYSSNLLIQFMDFLDYKASHSVIDTVSDNTGSDDRGSHMDGDLVDNQSTARDHLFGQVYTRKKTDVVENIDVTNPNPVSSTDEPSPINEELPIDLRKGTRSCTSHPIQRFVSYAKLSKDYKCFITSLSKSVIPRCAEDAREDPKWLQAMTEEMDALAKNDTWDVVDIPKGTHLVGSKWVFNVKYKPDGTVERYKARLVAKGFIQKYGIDYLETFAPVAKLKTVRVILALAVQKKWSMDQLDVKNAFLNGHLEEEVYMSMPPGYAQSGKCCHIKEALYGLKQSPRAWFERLRIVMKTNGYKQGNGDHTLLIKHRNGLVSLLLVYVDDMIVTGDDEEEKRKMKERLAAEFDLKDLGKLRYFLGIEIARSETGLVMSQRKYTLDLLKETGKLGCRPFLTPMESGTKINIKTGNILDEEGKGRYQRLVGKLIYLTLTRPDITYAVNVLSQFMHAPTDCHWKSAKRVLGYLKNDPGKGLLYTQQDQLNIEGYSDADWAGCTNTRRSTTGYCIFLGGNLVVWRSKRQEVCSRSSAEAEYRAVAMGVTEMLWLKILLADIGVETEEKMKMYCDNKSAINLANNLVLHDRTKHVEIDRHFKRECIDSKELILPYMKSEDQIADVLTKALCTSQFEKNVSKLGMFDMYAKLEGSVRISCIGNRV